From a region of the Pontibacillus yanchengensis genome:
- a CDS encoding MFS transporter has protein sequence MTFSEFKQFHVNIKIRMIASFVTDVAEMSIFPFMAIYFSNKLGVTWAGGILTFITIVSIIFSMYGGFWADQFGRKKVMVAGYIFQTASFFIIAFANSPWLESVWLTFIMFFLLSISSRFIDPASEALLIDVSSEEEQPTMYQFIYWSTNVAFAIGIVLGGLFFNTYTFELFLGFAILSIFTLTLTLGWIQDHYVPNNIRDEKKKGVLSGLLSNYTNVLKDSRFMVLCLATLLVLSLEFQLYGFIAVRLNEEIHTSLLGFTIDGARMLSILIIINTTIVIFASSIIGKTARKLNLKTALFMGLLMYVVGYSFLAWNNIMVVLVLAMAIATVGELLFQPIRSTYVAQLATKEARGSYKAVSGLSMDAGQVLGSIGLMVSALLSNGMMTGLFLLIGAFGMLGFYWSIQDTRLKASEEVAS, from the coding sequence ATGACATTTTCAGAGTTTAAGCAATTTCATGTGAATATTAAAATCCGGATGATCGCTTCGTTTGTTACGGATGTAGCCGAAATGAGTATTTTCCCTTTTATGGCTATTTATTTTTCCAACAAGTTAGGAGTGACATGGGCGGGCGGAATTTTAACGTTTATCACTATCGTATCTATTATCTTTAGTATGTACGGAGGTTTTTGGGCAGATCAGTTTGGCAGGAAAAAAGTGATGGTCGCAGGTTACATATTTCAGACCGCGTCCTTTTTTATCATAGCCTTTGCTAATTCACCATGGCTTGAATCGGTATGGCTTACATTTATCATGTTCTTCCTGTTAAGTATCTCAAGCCGATTTATAGATCCCGCTTCAGAAGCCCTCTTAATTGATGTTAGTTCAGAAGAAGAACAGCCCACGATGTATCAATTCATCTATTGGTCTACCAACGTGGCCTTCGCGATTGGTATCGTTCTTGGAGGTTTATTCTTTAACACGTATACATTTGAGCTATTTTTAGGCTTTGCCATTTTATCTATATTCACGCTTACATTAACGCTAGGATGGATTCAAGATCACTATGTACCCAACAACATTAGAGATGAAAAGAAAAAAGGAGTTCTTTCAGGCCTACTCTCCAACTATACAAATGTACTAAAAGATTCCCGTTTCATGGTTCTGTGTCTAGCAACATTACTCGTCCTTTCATTGGAATTTCAGCTATATGGCTTTATAGCCGTTCGATTAAATGAAGAGATCCATACGTCTCTATTAGGCTTTACCATTGATGGAGCCAGAATGTTAAGCATTCTTATCATCATTAACACAACGATTGTCATTTTCGCCTCTTCTATTATTGGAAAAACGGCACGTAAACTCAACTTAAAAACAGCTTTATTTATGGGCTTGCTCATGTACGTAGTAGGTTATAGTTTTTTAGCCTGGAACAACATCATGGTAGTGTTAGTGCTTGCGATGGCCATTGCCACAGTAGGAGAACTACTTTTCCAACCTATTCGTTCTACTTATGTGGCCCAGTTAGCTACGAAAGAGGCACGAGGTTCCTACAAAGCAGTCAGCGGTTTATCCATGGACGCTGGGCAAGTTTTAGGAAGTATAGGGCTCATGGTCAGTGCCTTACTATCGAACGGTATGATGACTGGGTTGTTTCTATTGATAGGTGCATTTGGAATGCTTGGATTCTATTGGTCTATTCAAGATACCAGATTAAAAGCCAGCGAAGAAGTTGCTTCATAA
- a CDS encoding LysR family transcriptional regulator — protein sequence MNLHKLNYFIEIAKQRSYTKASKKLYVSQPALSKQMKLLEEEMGFPLFTRSAKGLELTEKGLSLYRDIEPLLNQLDHVVHQYQNHDTIRFGSTPLLSSYFLHKHYHKLEYTNFQVTAIEDDSQDLIPLLKANEIDAAIVQDIPSVKGLSSTLLFEDEFLAAIPSNSPIASQSSVTLEECFTQKQIIPPKGTSLHEKLQHIMAKNQFKSDVLETHYQAMAGIVSLGTGIAYLPEMMAKQIEYRGVTFLPIKGRPLKRDMYLYAITPSMLDFLFDKLSNESF from the coding sequence ATGAACTTACATAAACTGAACTATTTTATCGAAATTGCCAAACAGAGAAGTTATACGAAAGCATCCAAAAAACTATATGTTTCTCAACCAGCTCTTAGTAAACAAATGAAGTTGTTGGAAGAAGAAATGGGATTTCCTTTGTTTACGCGTTCTGCTAAAGGCTTGGAGCTAACAGAGAAAGGATTATCCTTGTATCGTGATATTGAGCCCTTGTTGAATCAACTCGACCATGTCGTACATCAATATCAAAACCATGATACTATCCGATTTGGATCAACCCCGTTACTTAGCTCCTATTTTTTACATAAGCATTATCATAAACTTGAATACACGAACTTCCAAGTAACAGCCATAGAGGATGATAGTCAGGATTTAATTCCTCTGTTAAAAGCGAATGAAATCGACGCTGCCATTGTTCAAGATATACCATCTGTAAAAGGATTATCTTCTACGTTATTATTTGAAGATGAATTCTTGGCAGCTATACCGTCTAATTCTCCTATTGCTTCGCAGTCTTCTGTCACATTGGAAGAGTGTTTCACACAAAAACAAATCATACCGCCGAAAGGGACTTCTCTCCATGAAAAGCTCCAACATATTATGGCTAAGAATCAATTTAAAAGTGACGTTCTAGAAACGCATTATCAGGCAATGGCTGGTATTGTTTCGCTTGGAACTGGTATAGCATATTTACCAGAAATGATGGCGAAACAAATCGAGTATCGTGGTGTTACGTTTTTACCAATAAAAGGGCGCCCTCTAAAACGAGACATGTATTTATATGCCATTACTCCTTCTATGCTTGATTTTCTTTTTGATAAGTTATCGAATGAATCCTTCTAG
- a CDS encoding histidine phosphatase family protein, producing the protein MKIGLVRHGSTAWNQEGRAQGSSDIPLDEEGKLGARKLADRLAEERWDFIYASDLARAAQTAEIIGEKIGVEVRQDPRLREAIGGLIEGTTEEERIEKWGPNWRELDLGIERADVVVSRALSIFKQIHQQHKDMHVLIVSHGALIKHLLHELQPDFQMVEALRNNSLTILQATEQGWKGDLYNCTNHLQ; encoded by the coding sequence ATGAAGATTGGACTAGTACGCCATGGTAGTACAGCATGGAATCAAGAGGGAAGAGCACAGGGGAGTTCAGATATTCCATTAGATGAAGAAGGGAAGCTTGGGGCTCGTAAGCTTGCCGATAGACTAGCAGAAGAACGATGGGATTTCATCTATGCTAGCGATCTAGCAAGAGCTGCTCAAACAGCTGAAATTATTGGAGAAAAAATTGGTGTAGAGGTGAGACAGGACCCTAGACTCCGTGAAGCAATTGGTGGTTTGATTGAAGGAACGACAGAAGAAGAGCGTATCGAAAAATGGGGACCCAATTGGAGAGAGCTTGATCTTGGAATAGAACGTGCGGATGTGGTTGTTTCTAGAGCACTTTCTATTTTTAAACAAATTCACCAACAGCATAAAGACATGCATGTGCTTATCGTTAGTCATGGTGCTCTAATTAAGCATTTGTTGCATGAGTTGCAGCCTGATTTTCAAATGGTGGAAGCACTTCGAAATAATTCTCTAACCATCTTGCAAGCTACTGAGCAAGGTTGGAAAGGGGACCTATATAACTGTACAAATCATTTACAGTAA
- a CDS encoding YczE/YyaS/YitT family protein, with protein sequence MLLKKMLIYLTGITITYFGTALVVKSALGAGFWSALYVGLSDFIGLTVGFWFASFQFLIVLVNAYLKKQSIEWSAIVPIIIESVLFTFWLEFVLQNLSLTDAFMLTKISAFLSGMICASFGIALYIQTGFTRAPVDELFLAISQRFKLKIGLAQSLIASTVTLISYLIGGPVGIGTALTIFIFGPCIQFWYNRLSTVSVRYFSEAR encoded by the coding sequence ATGCTACTAAAGAAAATGCTGATTTATTTAACTGGAATTACCATCACCTATTTCGGAACCGCCCTCGTTGTTAAGTCAGCTCTAGGTGCAGGATTCTGGTCAGCATTGTACGTTGGCCTTAGTGACTTTATTGGACTAACAGTAGGTTTTTGGTTCGCCTCTTTCCAGTTTCTCATTGTGCTCGTGAATGCCTATTTGAAGAAACAATCCATTGAATGGAGCGCTATTGTTCCGATTATCATTGAGAGTGTCCTCTTTACATTCTGGCTCGAATTTGTTCTTCAAAATCTAAGCCTGACAGACGCGTTTATGCTTACAAAAATTAGCGCCTTTCTATCAGGTATGATCTGTGCAAGCTTTGGAATCGCATTATATATCCAAACAGGCTTCACCCGCGCTCCTGTTGATGAACTATTCTTAGCCATTAGTCAACGATTCAAATTAAAAATTGGATTAGCACAATCCTTAATTGCATCAACAGTAACCCTCATTAGTTATCTCATTGGAGGACCTGTTGGCATCGGTACAGCTCTGACTATATTTATATTTGGACCTTGCATCCAATTCTGGTATAACCGACTTTCTACCGTCTCTGTCCGTTATTTTTCTGAAGCTAGATAA
- a CDS encoding alpha/beta hydrolase, protein MVQRKKKKWVRRVVIGVLALLICLGFTAYVYLQPYEASHRAIEAMSPSDELSITSQEDWILFQPTDSVGTSVIFYPGGLVEPESYAPLARGIAKQGYPTYIVKMPLDLAVLGINKAEKVIEQQNHESYIIGGHSLGGAMAGRFASNHQNDIEGLFLLASYVDEGGSLASTSMPVLSIIGSNDGIMNIEKLEEGKQYVPKTATYHELSGGNHSQFGSYGFQEGDQKATISEGTQINQTTSFITDWMTTNHLK, encoded by the coding sequence ATGGTTCAACGTAAAAAGAAGAAATGGGTAAGGCGAGTCGTTATTGGAGTGCTGGCTTTGCTCATTTGTCTTGGGTTTACAGCATATGTATATTTGCAGCCATATGAAGCATCCCATCGTGCGATTGAAGCAATGAGTCCTTCTGACGAGCTATCTATTACCTCCCAAGAAGATTGGATTTTATTTCAACCGACTGATTCGGTAGGAACTAGTGTTATTTTTTATCCTGGAGGTCTTGTTGAGCCTGAGAGTTATGCCCCTCTAGCACGGGGTATAGCGAAACAAGGATATCCTACGTATATTGTCAAAATGCCACTCGACCTTGCAGTATTAGGAATTAATAAGGCTGAAAAAGTTATCGAACAACAAAATCATGAATCCTATATTATTGGTGGACACTCGCTTGGTGGTGCAATGGCAGGTCGATTTGCTTCCAACCATCAAAATGACATTGAGGGCCTATTTTTACTAGCCTCTTATGTGGATGAGGGGGGGAGTCTTGCTTCAACATCTATGCCTGTCCTATCCATTATAGGGTCAAACGATGGAATCATGAATATAGAAAAACTTGAAGAAGGAAAGCAATACGTTCCGAAAACGGCTACGTATCATGAACTAAGTGGAGGGAATCATAGTCAATTTGGAAGCTATGGTTTTCAAGAAGGTGATCAAAAAGCTACGATTTCTGAAGGCACTCAGATCAATCAAACCACTTCTTTTATTACCGATTGGATGACAACAAATCATTTAAAGTAA
- a CDS encoding BglG family transcription antiterminator has translation MNSIQTKILLFLLMHPNQYILVQELANEFDCSEKTIRNHMKQIENYIHTEAASIIRKPGYGVFLHIDNEEASRLYKELSESNPMQELDEESRKLHMAYKLLMEDKTLTIKGLSSTFFVSNKIIKRELDSIASWLEGFHLILSSKQKIGLTIEGTEKDKRAALARLLAFQKDEEETNSLMMEKLFSRQEISIIRNALEKFQNKHQLFYADETVEGLILHILFTIKRIKLSKSIHLSKEELTNLQNKKEYQWTKEMLEELEKPFVIHFPEHEIAYLTLHILSGRLRYGSTASVSQEDDTHPLLHHVMDTLMMKLSSIFSINFHTDKDLKAGLETHLQTTLKRLDYGFDVPNPMLDDIKKMYPYLFDQLVFALEDIQETLPASIPEEEIAFLVLHFQASIERLSSQKQRKKNILIVCHMGMGMSQLLRTKIERQFPAVHVISAISKSDVTSYLKQNEVDCIVSTTSISVENTPSIVVSPLLEEKDTERLQQFFRRPNESSKKRREGSILLQYTSPFLLFLHQEANHRYKIIEQLARTLQDKGYVQKEYIESCIQRERSASTNIGGLLAIPHGSPEYVNQSSIAIATLKEPIEWGTGTVKMVCLLGIRYNNQAEAKQLFEELSSWSESPAVIDSLTKEQDVMSFLSSLKNI, from the coding sequence ATGAACTCGATCCAAACGAAAATTTTGTTGTTTCTGCTTATGCACCCAAATCAATACATATTAGTGCAAGAGCTAGCAAATGAATTTGATTGTTCCGAAAAGACGATTCGCAATCATATGAAACAAATCGAAAACTATATACATACAGAGGCAGCTTCCATTATTCGAAAACCTGGTTACGGTGTTTTTTTACATATCGATAACGAGGAAGCATCCAGACTTTATAAAGAGTTATCTGAGAGTAACCCAATGCAAGAACTCGATGAAGAATCAAGAAAACTGCATATGGCTTACAAGTTATTAATGGAAGACAAAACGCTAACGATTAAAGGCCTTTCGTCGACTTTTTTCGTATCAAATAAGATTATCAAAAGGGAATTGGACTCGATTGCTTCTTGGCTTGAAGGCTTTCATTTAATCTTATCATCCAAGCAAAAAATTGGTCTTACGATAGAAGGTACGGAAAAAGACAAGAGAGCTGCTTTAGCTCGCTTACTAGCTTTCCAGAAAGATGAGGAAGAAACGAACAGCTTAATGATGGAGAAGCTCTTTTCCAGACAAGAAATCTCTATCATTCGAAATGCACTCGAGAAGTTTCAGAACAAACATCAGCTATTTTATGCAGATGAAACAGTCGAAGGACTAATCCTTCATATTTTATTTACGATTAAACGGATAAAGTTGAGTAAATCTATACACTTGAGTAAGGAAGAATTAACGAACCTTCAGAACAAAAAGGAATATCAATGGACGAAAGAGATGTTGGAAGAATTAGAGAAACCATTTGTCATCCACTTCCCTGAACATGAAATTGCCTATTTAACGCTCCATATTCTAAGTGGCCGATTACGATATGGAAGTACTGCTTCTGTGTCGCAAGAAGACGATACGCATCCATTACTCCATCATGTCATGGACACATTGATGATGAAGCTAAGCAGCATATTTAGCATTAATTTTCACACGGATAAAGATTTAAAAGCTGGCTTGGAGACTCACTTGCAAACAACTCTAAAGCGACTTGATTACGGTTTTGACGTACCTAACCCAATGCTTGATGACATTAAGAAAATGTATCCTTATTTGTTCGATCAACTGGTATTCGCTTTAGAAGACATACAGGAAACTCTTCCAGCTTCGATTCCTGAAGAGGAAATAGCCTTTCTTGTTCTTCATTTTCAAGCTTCGATAGAACGTTTATCTTCTCAAAAACAGCGTAAAAAGAACATTCTCATTGTCTGTCACATGGGAATGGGGATGTCTCAGCTATTGCGTACAAAAATAGAAAGGCAATTCCCTGCCGTTCATGTTATTAGCGCCATCTCTAAATCGGATGTAACCAGTTATCTCAAGCAAAATGAGGTAGATTGTATCGTTTCAACCACCTCGATTTCTGTGGAAAACACACCTTCTATAGTGGTATCCCCTCTACTAGAAGAAAAAGACACAGAGCGTTTACAACAATTTTTTCGCAGACCTAATGAATCAAGTAAAAAAAGGCGAGAAGGATCCATTTTGCTTCAATACACAAGTCCGTTCTTGCTATTTCTTCATCAAGAAGCCAATCATCGCTACAAAATCATTGAACAATTGGCTAGAACATTACAAGATAAAGGCTATGTCCAAAAAGAGTATATCGAAAGCTGCATTCAACGGGAGCGATCCGCGTCGACGAATATTGGTGGGCTTTTGGCTATCCCCCACGGAAGCCCTGAATACGTTAATCAATCATCGATTGCCATCGCAACGTTAAAAGAACCAATTGAATGGGGAACAGGCACGGTGAAAATGGTTTGTCTACTCGGAATCAGATACAACAACCAAGCAGAGGCTAAGCAGCTTTTTGAGGAGCTATCTTCATGGAGCGAATCTCCTGCCGTCATTGACTCCTTAACAAAAGAGCAAGACGTCATGTCATTTCTTTCTTCCTTAAAAAATATATAG
- a CDS encoding YpjP family protein, with amino-acid sequence MKLWMRKVSVILITIVTLGMYNPVHLLDTEAAEKHKVDSSNEGVNEGRLTTNEEDEHEDDIEITLHDESSDESSDENNESDYFISAITEQAKEQTVTKLGPKIYDKVEDEFTTQILPGIEQVVEELLVEASKEEVPYYEITELASPGYGEKIFNLYDHKAKQDVAKFHVRRDNRPGEGHWFNFHYHLSQDNFEQHHPIGEIYWDKNTPPKWMA; translated from the coding sequence ATGAAACTTTGGATGAGAAAAGTCTCCGTCATTCTTATTACAATTGTAACTCTCGGAATGTATAACCCTGTCCATTTATTGGATACAGAAGCGGCCGAGAAACACAAAGTTGACTCCTCAAATGAGGGCGTAAATGAAGGTCGGCTTACAACGAATGAAGAAGACGAGCATGAAGATGATATCGAAATCACGCTTCATGATGAATCAAGTGATGAATCAAGTGATGAAAATAACGAAAGCGATTACTTTATCAGTGCGATCACTGAACAGGCAAAAGAACAAACCGTTACGAAATTAGGGCCGAAAATCTATGATAAAGTAGAAGACGAGTTCACAACTCAAATCCTACCAGGTATTGAGCAAGTGGTGGAAGAATTATTGGTAGAAGCTAGTAAAGAAGAAGTACCTTACTATGAAATAACAGAACTAGCAAGCCCAGGATATGGGGAGAAAATCTTCAATCTTTATGACCACAAAGCAAAACAAGATGTGGCTAAATTCCATGTAAGACGCGATAATCGTCCTGGAGAGGGCCACTGGTTTAATTTTCATTACCATTTAAGCCAAGACAATTTCGAACAACATCATCCAATCGGAGAGATTTACTGGGATAAAAATACCCCACCGAAATGGATGGCATAA
- a CDS encoding helix-turn-helix domain-containing protein → MNYVSLAIKHQPFETKVEMNKAIKSQVAEHGNQLSDTEIEMIHLLSRYACKYPGVAYLKNDTIASLIGKSRRTVIRVLNKLVDLSIITRLENMRLQRGGNGANLYIINPSVTRNVTHRKEAENAEVSTDSVPEMQDEPLSFKNINKKESKESLQVEGSHLKNSYREFKQLVYCFIPEKEFFYRLYRSYKAQVKSLESLYAEETLHEVGIHSLKAMFSAMKVKEIHNPVGYFCRIVKQKLDDLYRECLWEMEEERDSCGRSSACNTY, encoded by the coding sequence ATGAATTATGTAAGTTTAGCAATCAAACATCAACCATTTGAAACCAAGGTAGAAATGAATAAAGCCATCAAGTCTCAGGTTGCGGAGCATGGGAATCAATTATCAGATACGGAGATCGAGATGATTCATCTTCTGTCCCGATATGCGTGTAAGTATCCAGGGGTGGCGTATCTAAAAAATGATACGATTGCCTCTTTAATTGGGAAAAGCAGAAGAACGGTGATTCGAGTATTGAATAAGCTAGTCGATCTTTCCATTATTACACGCCTTGAAAATATGCGCCTTCAACGTGGAGGAAATGGGGCAAATTTATACATTATTAACCCTTCTGTCACACGGAATGTGACACACAGAAAGGAAGCTGAAAACGCAGAAGTATCAACGGATTCAGTACCAGAAATGCAAGATGAACCATTATCTTTTAAAAACATAAATAAAAAAGAATCTAAAGAATCGTTACAGGTGGAAGGTTCCCATCTTAAGAACTCCTATCGAGAATTTAAACAGTTGGTGTATTGCTTTATTCCAGAAAAGGAGTTTTTCTACCGCTTGTATCGTTCCTATAAAGCGCAAGTTAAGTCATTAGAAAGCCTCTATGCTGAAGAAACACTTCATGAGGTAGGTATTCATTCATTAAAAGCGATGTTCTCTGCCATGAAGGTAAAGGAAATACATAACCCTGTTGGCTATTTCTGTCGAATCGTAAAACAGAAATTAGATGATCTATACCGAGAGTGTTTGTGGGAAATGGAGGAAGAGAGAGATAGTTGTGGAAGGAGTAGTGCCTGTAATACGTATTAA
- a CDS encoding GNAT family N-acetyltransferase, with protein sequence MKITQQWNEKDSDYIRQKVIEHNLANLPEEVKHPVKHISFIVRDEKEEILGGITGKIFWYHLHIHNLWVDQSLRGEGYGKQLLHHIETVAKENQCSLIQLDSFSFQAPDFYQKYGYEVVGSIDEFPTREHSQYYLVKRLV encoded by the coding sequence ATGAAAATAACTCAACAGTGGAACGAAAAAGATAGTGATTACATTAGGCAAAAGGTGATTGAGCATAATCTAGCTAATCTACCTGAGGAAGTGAAACATCCAGTAAAGCATATTAGCTTTATCGTTAGAGATGAAAAGGAAGAAATTCTAGGCGGAATCACTGGAAAGATCTTTTGGTATCACTTACATATTCATAATTTATGGGTAGATCAATCACTTAGGGGAGAGGGATACGGTAAGCAGTTATTACATCATATAGAGACAGTGGCAAAAGAAAACCAATGCTCTCTAATTCAATTAGATTCATTTAGCTTCCAGGCACCGGACTTCTATCAAAAATATGGGTATGAAGTTGTTGGTTCAATAGATGAGTTTCCAACAAGGGAACATAGTCAGTATTATTTGGTGAAGAGATTAGTATAG
- a CDS encoding DUF4440 domain-containing protein has translation MDVNLKEHIKELEVRHTGLDVRRSREELDKILADDFFEIGSSGYMFDKKECIESGVVLTEMSLHNHEIYPLSSDVVLSTYFVVDKTRDRNTLRSSIWKLIDGRWQLSFHQGTISPLQLSDVLKSTN, from the coding sequence ATGGATGTAAACTTAAAGGAACATATAAAAGAATTGGAAGTAAGACACACAGGACTTGACGTTCGTAGAAGCCGTGAAGAGCTAGATAAAATACTTGCAGATGATTTCTTTGAAATAGGTAGTTCTGGTTATATGTTTGATAAAAAGGAATGTATTGAATCTGGCGTTGTGCTGACTGAAATGTCCCTACATAATCACGAGATTTATCCGTTATCATCAGACGTAGTTTTATCCACTTATTTTGTAGTTGATAAAACTAGAGATCGGAATACACTTCGCAGTTCCATATGGAAACTTATAGATGGTAGATGGCAATTATCTTTTCACCAAGGTACAATATCTCCATTACAATTAAGCGATGTGCTTAAAAGCACCAATTAA
- a CDS encoding zinc-binding alcohol dehydrogenase family protein, protein MSNDMKAVGLYKHLPISEEESLIDVTVPTPKASGHDILVRVKAVSVNPVDTKVRANGEEEDEPKILGYDAAGIVEEVGDDVSLFQVGDEVYYAGSIARPGSNSECHLVDERIVAQKPSTLTYQEAAALPLTTLTSWEALFERLNIPFNKTANQGKSILIIGAAGGVGSIATQLAHLAGLTVIGTASREETITWTKNRGADYTINHHHSFGPQLEGLEMKEVDYIFCLNSTAHHWDEMVNVIKPQGKICSIVETDENLNLSALQHKSATFVWEFMFTRSLFQTEDMIEQHTILSHVAKLIDEGDIKTTLTQTLTGLNARNLRQAHATLESGKMIGKLVVEQEE, encoded by the coding sequence ATGAGTAATGATATGAAAGCGGTCGGGTTGTATAAACACCTCCCTATTTCAGAGGAGGAAAGCTTGATTGATGTAACTGTACCTACACCTAAGGCTTCGGGACATGACATACTTGTTCGAGTAAAAGCCGTCTCTGTAAATCCTGTTGACACAAAAGTTCGTGCCAATGGAGAGGAGGAAGACGAACCAAAAATACTAGGTTATGATGCAGCGGGTATTGTGGAAGAAGTTGGAGATGATGTGTCGTTATTCCAAGTAGGAGATGAAGTGTATTATGCAGGTTCCATTGCGCGACCTGGATCTAATAGTGAATGTCATCTTGTTGATGAACGAATCGTAGCTCAAAAGCCTTCTACATTGACTTATCAGGAAGCTGCTGCTTTACCATTGACGACACTCACATCTTGGGAAGCCTTATTCGAACGTTTAAACATTCCATTTAACAAAACAGCTAACCAAGGTAAATCCATACTCATCATTGGGGCTGCTGGAGGTGTTGGTTCCATTGCTACACAACTAGCTCACTTGGCAGGTTTAACTGTCATTGGAACCGCCTCAAGGGAAGAAACAATTACATGGACAAAAAATCGAGGAGCAGATTATACGATCAATCATCATCACTCGTTTGGTCCACAACTAGAAGGGCTTGAAATGAAGGAAGTGGATTATATTTTCTGCTTAAATTCTACTGCCCACCACTGGGACGAGATGGTTAATGTTATCAAACCTCAGGGCAAGATTTGTAGTATTGTGGAAACAGATGAAAATTTAAATCTCTCAGCTTTGCAACACAAAAGCGCCACCTTCGTTTGGGAATTTATGTTTACCAGATCCCTTTTTCAAACAGAAGATATGATCGAACAACATACCATCCTATCTCATGTTGCCAAGCTAATAGATGAAGGAGACATCAAGACTACATTGACTCAAACCTTAACTGGGTTGAATGCCAGAAACCTTAGGCAGGCACATGCAACGCTAGAAAGTGGAAAAATGATTGGCAAACTTGTTGTGGAACAAGAAGAGTAA
- a CDS encoding FAS1-like dehydratase domain-containing protein: MEIKQGDVFTWERSFTVEEVLQFAEITGDKGRHHMERNEEGEVMVHGLLTASIGTKIGGDMHYIAREMVMEYIRPVFTSDTISCEVTITKVKEVEGYKNVEVQSVYRNQKGKEVLKGTSYGIIRH, translated from the coding sequence ATGGAAATCAAGCAAGGTGATGTTTTCACTTGGGAGCGTTCGTTTACTGTGGAAGAGGTGCTTCAGTTCGCTGAAATTACGGGTGATAAGGGAAGGCATCATATGGAGCGTAACGAAGAAGGGGAAGTAATGGTCCATGGTCTGTTAACAGCTAGTATTGGCACAAAAATAGGCGGGGACATGCATTATATTGCTAGAGAAATGGTGATGGAATATATTCGTCCTGTTTTTACTAGTGATACGATTTCGTGTGAAGTTACCATTACAAAGGTGAAAGAAGTGGAAGGATACAAAAACGTCGAAGTGCAATCTGTTTACCGGAATCAAAAGGGGAAAGAAGTGTTAAAAGGGACAAGTTATGGGATTATACGTCATTAA
- a CDS encoding GNAT family N-acetyltransferase: MEIKLEIATDKDAQCIFDIQVKAFMPLLDKYKDYETSPANESVERLMKRINNPNGGFYKILADNEIVGAICILRKEEVKLWISPMFILPSYQGKGVAQKAITLIEDQFPQATTWELATILEEERNCYLYEKMGYKRTGASKKLNDNATLIFYKKICKE; the protein is encoded by the coding sequence ATGGAGATAAAGCTAGAAATAGCAACTGATAAAGATGCACAATGTATTTTTGATATTCAGGTTAAAGCCTTTATGCCACTTTTGGATAAGTATAAAGATTATGAAACTAGCCCCGCCAATGAATCTGTTGAGAGATTAATGAAAAGGATAAATAATCCTAACGGTGGTTTTTACAAGATATTAGCTGATAACGAAATTGTAGGTGCGATCTGCATACTGCGAAAAGAAGAAGTAAAACTTTGGATAAGCCCAATGTTTATTTTGCCTTCCTATCAAGGGAAAGGCGTCGCACAGAAGGCTATAACGTTAATTGAAGATCAGTTCCCTCAAGCTACCACTTGGGAGTTAGCAACAATCTTGGAGGAAGAGAGAAACTGCTATTTATATGAAAAAATGGGATATAAAAGAACTGGAGCTAGCAAAAAGTTAAACGATAACGCAACCCTCATCTTTTATAAAAAGATTTGTAAGGAATAA